Proteins encoded within one genomic window of Etheostoma cragini isolate CJK2018 chromosome 21, CSU_Ecrag_1.0, whole genome shotgun sequence:
- the lrrc3ca gene encoding leucine-rich repeat-containing protein 3B → MSLLADWLLRHSVVMCLLLHSLVLMTFCFHHAATSCSKSCYCSESDSGGKTVRCSNLHLTEIPQDIPNDTQRIYLDFNLFTTVPTNAFEGLPYLVELDLSHNELSQLEPGAFRGLGSTLQFLDLSSNKLVKFNPEAFEGLRSRANLTNNPWHCDCNLQMAMPRVDLEPASLTGIVCQTSDPEEIGVQGLAFLLAPDIDLCVVMKRTTDVAMLVVMFGWFTMVISYLVYYVRANQEDARRHLEYLKSLPSKQGKSEESSTISTVV, encoded by the coding sequence ATGTCCCTACTTGCAGACTGGTTACTGCGCCACTCAGTGGTCATGTGTTTGCTGCTGCACAGCTTGGTGCTAATGACCTTCTGCTTCCACCATGCTGCCACCAGTTGCTCCAAGAGCTGCTACTGCTCTGAAAGCGATAGCGGCGGCAAGACGGTGCGCTGCAGCAACCTGCATCTCACGGAGATCCCCCAGGATATCCCCAATGACACACAACGCATCTACCTGGACTTCAACCTCTTCACTACAGTACCAACAAATGCTTTTGAAGGTTTGCCCTACCTGGTTGAACTGGATCTATCCCACAATGAACTTAGCCAGTTAGAACCAGGTGCATTCAGAGGCCTGGGCTCCACACTGCAGTTCCTAGACCTTTCTTCTAACAAGTTAGTCAAATTTAACCCTGAGGCCTTCGAGGGGCTGCGATCTCGCGCCAACCTAACAAACAATCCCTGGCATTGTGACTGCAACTTGCAGATGGCCATGCCCCGTGTGGACCTGGAGCCTGCGTCGCTGACGGGCATTGTGTGCCAGACTTCAGATCCGGAGGAAATAGGAGTTCAAGGACTTGCCTTCTTGTTGGCTCCAGACATAGACCTATGTGTGGTGATGAAGAGGACTACAGATGTGGCCATGCTGGTCGTCATGTTTGGCTGGTTCACCATGGTCATCTCCTACCTGGTCTACTATGTCAGGGCTAATCAGGAGGACGCCCGCAGACACCTGGAGTATCTTAAGTCATTGCCCAGCAAACAGGGCAAGTCAGAGGAGTCCTCCACAATTAGTACTGTTGTATAG